A genomic stretch from Bacillus sp. N1-1 includes:
- a CDS encoding trimeric intracellular cation channel family protein — MTWEILNIIGTIAFAASGALVALEEEFDFLGVIVLGLATAFGGGIIRNLLIGVPVASIWDQDILIMIAIATILVIFVFPASWINYYWEKWGSFFDAIGLAAFAIQGALFAEEMGHPFIAAMVAAAMTGTGGGIIRDLLARRKPTVLQKEVYAVWAMMAGLLIGLGYPKELPPLMLLFGTIVFLRMLSLRYGWKLPYRSIHNEGSKT; from the coding sequence GTGACTTGGGAGATTCTTAATATTATCGGTACGATTGCCTTTGCAGCGAGTGGCGCACTGGTCGCACTTGAAGAAGAGTTTGATTTTCTTGGTGTAATCGTTCTTGGACTTGCAACGGCATTTGGTGGAGGGATTATCCGGAATTTATTAATAGGTGTTCCCGTAGCTTCAATTTGGGATCAAGACATTCTTATTATGATTGCGATCGCTACAATTCTCGTTATTTTTGTTTTTCCAGCTAGCTGGATTAACTATTACTGGGAAAAGTGGGGGAGCTTCTTTGATGCGATTGGTCTTGCAGCATTCGCAATCCAGGGTGCACTCTTTGCAGAAGAGATGGGACATCCTTTTATTGCAGCTATGGTCGCTGCTGCTATGACAGGAACAGGTGGAGGGATCATTCGTGATCTTCTAGCGAGAAGGAAACCAACGGTGTTGCAAAAAGAAGTCTATGCCGTTTGGGCGATGATGGCTGGTCTGTTAATTGGCCTTGGTTATCCGAAAGAACTGCCTCCGTTAATGTTACTGTTTGGAACCATTGTATTTCTCCGCATGCTTTCTCTTCGATATGGATGGAAATTACCGTATAGAAGCATTCATAATGAGGGGTCGAAAACATAG
- a CDS encoding UDP-N-acetylmuramoyl-L-alanyl-D-glutamate--2,6-diaminopimelate ligase, which produces MKINFSKLHYPSIHQIYGPDHQTITQLTFHSKNAEPSSVFFAIKGENHDGHLYIKDAIQNGAVAVIADREDLTQSLAHRYPECTFVLVDDVRKAMASFSKQYYDAADEKLRTVGVTGTNGKTTVAAYVRSLLSLLGLPTGSIGTTGIWSSKKRIPYKKSTPTTPESLDLHRIFNDLVEAGDRGVAMEVSSIALDQHRVDEVGFDVAIHTNISPEHLEYHHTFEHYKACKMKLFDQAKAAVVNVDDEMGSELTQTFNGRIISYSLHQHVEADLIATDIRYQVNGTSFSLVSHGELYDVFVPVFADYNVANVLSAVGTALLLGYSLSEIIGVLPQLESPEGRFQVISGPNRETIILDYAHTPVALTHLVDEVKKIDHRKLIVMIAGIGIRDFEKMPKMAKAIEGRADEVIVTVDHPGYHEPSVIVDKVMSGFSNPNAPNIYRTHTRREGVLKSLHLGSDHDIILLTSGCINGAQMVKGKEIPHSDEDLIKMHYHLSS; this is translated from the coding sequence ATGAAGATTAACTTTTCAAAACTTCACTATCCATCCATTCATCAAATTTATGGGCCAGACCATCAGACGATTACCCAACTTACGTTTCACTCAAAGAATGCAGAGCCGTCTTCCGTGTTTTTTGCGATAAAAGGTGAGAATCACGATGGACATTTATACATAAAAGACGCCATTCAAAATGGAGCAGTCGCTGTCATTGCTGACAGAGAAGATCTTACTCAAAGTCTTGCACACCGTTATCCAGAGTGCACATTTGTCCTTGTCGATGATGTTCGAAAAGCGATGGCTTCCTTTTCAAAACAATATTACGATGCCGCAGATGAGAAATTAAGAACGGTTGGCGTAACAGGAACAAATGGAAAAACGACAGTTGCCGCTTATGTTCGGTCTCTTTTAAGCTTGCTTGGGTTACCAACGGGTTCGATTGGCACAACAGGTATCTGGTCTTCCAAAAAGAGGATTCCGTACAAAAAAAGCACGCCTACTACGCCTGAATCACTCGATCTTCATCGTATTTTCAATGATTTAGTGGAGGCAGGAGATAGGGGAGTAGCAATGGAAGTTTCTTCGATTGCCCTTGATCAACACCGAGTAGATGAGGTTGGTTTTGATGTAGCCATTCATACTAACATCTCTCCGGAGCATTTGGAATACCACCATACATTTGAACATTATAAAGCTTGTAAAATGAAGCTCTTTGATCAAGCGAAAGCAGCTGTGGTGAATGTAGATGATGAAATGGGGAGTGAACTTACCCAAACCTTTAACGGTCGAATCATAAGCTATAGCTTACATCAACATGTTGAGGCTGACCTTATAGCTACTGACATTCGCTATCAAGTAAACGGAACTTCTTTTAGTCTTGTTTCACATGGTGAGTTGTATGATGTATTTGTACCGGTTTTTGCTGACTATAATGTCGCGAATGTTCTTTCGGCTGTTGGTACTGCTCTATTACTTGGTTATTCATTATCCGAAATTATAGGAGTGCTTCCCCAATTAGAAAGTCCCGAAGGTCGTTTTCAAGTCATAAGTGGGCCGAATCGTGAGACGATTATACTGGATTACGCTCATACACCAGTTGCTCTTACTCACCTCGTTGATGAAGTAAAAAAAATAGACCATCGGAAACTAATCGTCATGATTGCTGGCATTGGAATAAGAGACTTTGAAAAAATGCCTAAAATGGCTAAGGCGATCGAAGGTAGGGCAGATGAAGTGATTGTAACTGTGGACCATCCAGGATATCATGAGCCGTCAGTAATAGTTGATAAGGTGATGTCTGGATTTTCGAATCCAAATGCTCCGAATATCTATCGTACACATACAAGACGTGAAGGTGTCTTAAAGTCACTGCATCTTGGTAGTGATCACGATATTATTCTCCTTACGAGTGGATGTATCAACGGCGCTCAAATGGTAAAAGGAAAGGAAATTCCACATTCAGATGAAGACTTAATCAAAATGCACTATCATCTTTCTTCTTAA
- a CDS encoding acetamidase/formamidase family protein — translation MEAKQTVFVNEFTNGILDPSNEMLGPLKDGGHIVANTAPGCWGPMITPCLRGGHEVTKPVFVEGAEVGGAIAIRIKSVQVTSMATSSGNDQPVDGRFVGDPFVAVKCPGCGELYPDTKIEGTGPEAIRCSNCGEDVTPFVFTNGYTMAFDSDRTVGVTVDEAAATHIGQNGKSFMATPENSVQNPIVTFGPSDLVGTMARLRPFLGQLGTTPSRPLPDSHNAGDFGQFLIDAPHDYGVTQEELEDRTDGHMDINRVREGAVLICPVKVPGGGIYIGDMHAMQGNGEIAGHTADVAGIVNLQAIVIKDLTIDGPILLPTLEDLPHLAKPFTSKEREAAKRVANMYGVSKLEESLPVSFIGTGADLNEATDNGLKRAADTLGITVPEVMNRATITGSIEIGRHPGVVTITFLVPVYLLDELSLSDLVRNHYNTEK, via the coding sequence ATGGAAGCAAAGCAAACGGTGTTTGTTAATGAATTTACGAACGGAATACTCGATCCTTCCAATGAAATGCTTGGACCATTGAAAGATGGGGGGCATATTGTTGCAAATACAGCGCCTGGATGTTGGGGGCCAATGATCACTCCTTGTCTACGCGGTGGGCATGAAGTGACGAAGCCTGTTTTTGTAGAAGGTGCTGAAGTTGGGGGCGCAATTGCAATACGCATTAAATCGGTTCAGGTTACTTCAATGGCAACTTCTTCAGGAAACGATCAACCTGTTGATGGAAGGTTTGTTGGTGATCCATTCGTAGCGGTGAAATGCCCTGGGTGTGGAGAATTATATCCCGATACGAAAATTGAAGGTACCGGACCTGAGGCGATTCGCTGTTCTAATTGTGGAGAAGATGTAACGCCTTTTGTCTTTACGAATGGGTATACAATGGCATTTGATTCTGATCGAACGGTTGGTGTTACGGTGGATGAAGCTGCAGCCACTCATATAGGTCAGAATGGTAAATCTTTCATGGCTACTCCTGAAAACTCTGTCCAAAATCCAATTGTAACGTTTGGACCAAGTGATTTAGTAGGAACGATGGCAAGACTACGTCCATTTCTCGGACAGCTAGGAACAACGCCTTCCCGCCCATTACCTGATTCTCATAATGCCGGAGATTTCGGTCAATTTCTAATTGATGCACCTCATGATTATGGTGTTACACAAGAGGAATTGGAAGATCGGACAGACGGCCATATGGACATCAATCGTGTTAGAGAAGGAGCAGTATTGATTTGTCCTGTTAAAGTGCCAGGTGGAGGTATTTATATCGGGGACATGCATGCCATGCAGGGGAATGGTGAGATAGCAGGTCATACGGCTGATGTTGCGGGTATTGTAAATCTTCAAGCGATCGTCATTAAGGACCTAACGATAGATGGACCTATTTTACTCCCGACATTAGAAGATCTACCGCATTTGGCAAAGCCATTTACTTCAAAAGAAAGAGAAGCAGCCAAGCGCGTGGCGAATATGTACGGTGTTTCAAAATTGGAAGAGTCACTACCGGTATCTTTTATAGGAACCGGTGCAGATCTTAATGAAGCAACAGATAATGGACTGAAGCGTGCAGCTGACACGTTAGGCATTACGGTTCCTGAAGTAATGAACCGTGCAACGATTACAGGTTCAATTGAAATCGGAAGGCATCCAGGCGTTGTGACGATTACATTTTTAGTTCCCGTCTATCTCCTAGATGAACTTAGCCTATCCGACCTTGTCCGGAACCACTATAATACAGAAAAGTAA
- a CDS encoding DUF3900 domain-containing protein, which produces MEFKMQYLSFYLIQVEGSGESEERRYKHYQTLDVDSYEESSLKDFLDGELTKIMKRKVDRHAKSEGAPTKIGRFIVEPGHELTSNPNYNLFDRTRYAESADDFETSTDQIVQMYLDTSAIRGGVLIVATAKLTKLFDDPFLFILKCDFEPKVATITDEDTLIQNVEMAITTKSMKSVQYPYMPEEGMIDSAEIKVHQSSHARYFEDFLKWVEYEKSMPEIVKTQTMGMVQEHIQETYQEESEEKEEFEQAMEEWSQSPKRELQERFTTEQVVEATSQIVEHSPDVEWKLKLDHVSVKAMLSDFGESIHLAKVNGKYVLAIEADSITFEKGFSPVEFHKPDTLQEVVERIYKKNENESY; this is translated from the coding sequence ATGGAATTTAAAATGCAGTATCTTTCCTTTTACTTAATCCAAGTAGAAGGAAGCGGGGAAAGTGAAGAACGACGCTATAAGCATTATCAAACACTTGATGTAGACAGCTATGAAGAAAGCTCTCTCAAAGATTTTCTTGATGGCGAATTAACGAAAATTATGAAACGAAAAGTGGATCGTCATGCTAAATCTGAAGGTGCTCCAACCAAGATTGGCCGATTTATTGTCGAGCCTGGTCATGAGCTAACGTCCAATCCAAACTATAACTTATTCGATCGCACCCGCTATGCCGAATCTGCGGATGATTTTGAAACATCTACCGACCAAATTGTACAAATGTATCTTGATACAAGTGCGATTAGAGGTGGGGTTTTGATTGTTGCGACGGCTAAATTAACAAAACTCTTCGATGATCCTTTTCTCTTTATCTTAAAATGTGACTTTGAACCAAAAGTGGCTACCATCACTGATGAAGATACGTTAATTCAAAATGTTGAAATGGCGATTACGACAAAAAGTATGAAATCGGTCCAGTATCCTTACATGCCAGAAGAAGGCATGATCGATAGTGCCGAAATCAAAGTCCATCAATCGTCTCACGCACGCTACTTCGAAGACTTCTTAAAATGGGTCGAATACGAAAAGTCGATGCCTGAAATTGTGAAGACGCAAACAATGGGAATGGTCCAGGAGCATATCCAAGAAACCTACCAGGAAGAAAGCGAAGAAAAGGAAGAGTTTGAACAGGCAATGGAGGAATGGTCTCAGAGTCCTAAGCGGGAGCTACAGGAGCGCTTTACGACCGAACAGGTCGTTGAAGCTACCTCGCAGATTGTGGAACACTCCCCTGACGTTGAATGGAAGCTGAAGCTTGACCACGTATCCGTGAAAGCGATGCTGTCTGACTTTGGCGAATCGATTCATCTTGCGAAGGTAAACGGCAAGTACGTGCTTGCGATTGAAGCCGATTCGATTACGTTTGAGAAGGGCTTTTCCCCTGTCGAGTTCCATAAGCCTGATACGCTTCAGGAAGTGGTGGAGCGGATTTATAAGAAGAATGAGAATGAGTCATACTAG
- a CDS encoding DUF4145 domain-containing protein: MKELIERVYCSKCKGRTKHLIITSYEEQSEVGSDLQWHDNYYIVQCAGCDNKSFVRQYGDEDTWEYIKDEREWKDIYTVYPEEPKIETDEEIWKRKIEKLYFIQPKSFPNVPNNLNNLYNQTINAYNSQQNILCAAGLRTIIEGICNELGIKKGHIYEKNGSKKCNEKKEEIYTNNLAGRIFGLYEEEHIIFTHALLLQKIKNIGNSAVHDIVEPSIGTLKQTIDIINTILYNIYELGKHDLLSD, encoded by the coding sequence ATGAAAGAACTAATTGAAAGAGTTTATTGTAGTAAATGTAAAGGGAGAACCAAACATCTAATAATAACAAGTTATGAAGAACAATCAGAAGTAGGCTCTGATTTACAATGGCATGATAATTATTATATTGTACAATGTGCTGGTTGTGATAATAAATCGTTTGTTCGTCAATATGGTGATGAAGATACTTGGGAATATATTAAAGATGAGAGAGAATGGAAAGATATTTATACTGTTTATCCTGAAGAACCTAAGATAGAAACCGACGAAGAAATCTGGAAAAGAAAAATTGAGAAGTTATACTTCATACAACCAAAATCATTCCCTAATGTTCCGAATAATTTAAATAATTTGTATAATCAAACTATAAACGCTTATAATTCACAACAAAATATTCTTTGTGCTGCAGGACTACGAACAATAATAGAAGGGATTTGCAACGAGTTAGGTATTAAAAAAGGACATATTTATGAAAAAAATGGTTCTAAAAAGTGTAATGAAAAAAAAGAAGAAATTTACACTAATAATCTTGCAGGTAGAATATTTGGTCTATATGAAGAAGAACATATTATTTTTACGCATGCTTTACTGTTACAAAAAATAAAAAATATAGGTAATAGTGCTGTACATGATATTGTTGAACCGAGTATTGGAACATTAAAACAAACTATAGATATAATTAATACTATCTTATATAACATTTATGAACTTGGTAAACATGATTTATTAAGTGATTAG
- a CDS encoding recombinase family protein → MKIGYARVSTQDQSLDLQMDALKKKGCERVYAEKASGMKDDRPKLLELIEYARKGDILVVYKLDRLGRSTKKLIELTDDLDDKGIELVSIRDNIDTTNAVGRAMFRMLAVLSEMERDLISERTRAGLESARARGRKGGRPKKDTKALEKAIKLYDTKQYTVREIEEMTGVSKTTLYRGIKVRKQRENITSMN, encoded by the coding sequence TTGAAAATAGGTTATGCTAGAGTTAGTACCCAAGATCAAAGTTTGGACCTTCAAATGGATGCTCTTAAAAAAAAAGGTTGTGAAAGAGTTTATGCAGAGAAAGCAAGTGGGATGAAAGATGACAGACCTAAGCTCTTAGAATTAATTGAGTACGCTAGAAAAGGAGACATACTAGTAGTGTATAAGTTAGATCGTCTAGGACGTTCTACGAAGAAGTTAATTGAACTTACGGATGATCTTGATGACAAAGGCATAGAACTGGTTAGTATAAGAGACAACATAGATACCACAAATGCTGTTGGTAGAGCAATGTTTCGGATGTTAGCTGTCTTAAGTGAAATGGAACGGGACTTAATCTCAGAAAGGACACGGGCTGGGCTTGAGAGTGCAAGAGCGAGAGGGCGGAAAGGTGGACGACCCAAGAAAGATACTAAAGCTTTAGAGAAAGCTATTAAGTTATACGATACTAAACAATATACAGTACGAGAAATTGAGGAAATGACAGGTGTGTCGAAAACTACACTTTATAGAGGAATTAAGGTAAGAAAACAAAGAGAAAACATTACATCAATGAATTAA
- the istB gene encoding IS21-like element helper ATPase IstB, translated as MSELYESLQEKCRALRLAETAKELPRFLREAEAKSWTYHELIYEILTYETQCRERKNSEKLMKWAEFPEYLTFDQFRLEEQSAIGEKQLNVLKELSWIEECFTLIMMGPTGAGKTHLSTALGIHAIERGYQVSFVSMERLIYVLKSKEYISKSKTRYKRIMNSELIIIDDVMYMAYEPQDAHLFFQFIYEMYDKAAFILTSNKGPNEWGKFLGDTTLTTAILDRLLHRSEILTFSEKQHSIRMKYRKVLFESQGVDS; from the coding sequence ATGAGTGAATTATACGAGTCATTACAAGAAAAGTGCAGAGCCTTACGACTCGCAGAAACGGCCAAAGAGCTGCCACGCTTTTTAAGAGAAGCAGAGGCGAAAAGCTGGACTTACCATGAGCTTATCTATGAGATCCTGACATATGAAACCCAGTGTAGAGAACGTAAAAACAGTGAGAAATTGATGAAATGGGCTGAGTTTCCTGAATACCTCACTTTTGATCAATTTCGCCTTGAAGAACAGTCAGCAATTGGTGAAAAACAGCTTAATGTACTAAAAGAATTATCCTGGATTGAGGAATGTTTCACGCTGATTATGATGGGTCCTACAGGAGCTGGCAAAACACACCTCTCAACAGCACTCGGTATCCACGCCATTGAGCGTGGATACCAGGTATCGTTTGTATCAATGGAGCGATTAATTTATGTATTAAAGTCTAAAGAATATATCAGCAAATCAAAAACCAGATATAAGCGCATTATGAATTCAGAATTAATTATTATCGATGATGTCATGTATATGGCTTATGAGCCTCAGGATGCCCATTTATTCTTTCAATTTATCTACGAAATGTATGATAAAGCAGCGTTTATTCTTACATCAAATAAAGGGCCTAACGAATGGGGAAAGTTTTTAGGAGACACTACACTCACAACAGCGATATTAGATCGTTTACTTCACCGAAGTGAAATTCTGACATTTAGTGAAAAACAACACAGCATACGTATGAAATACCGAAAGGTATTGTTCGAAAGCCAAGGTGTTGATTCTTAA
- the istA gene encoding IS21 family transposase, which yields MIYHEIHQLKKEGFTNSAISRKLGVSRNTVIEYLGLSVDEFMAFVHSLQTREKKLDPYRDHILTWLNEHNDLSSAQIHDWLQEKLNVKHVSEGTVRNYVKEIRELYHIPKQVSTRTFGAIPELPMGKQMQADFGEMRVPSTNGDSVKLYFVGFVLSHSRFKYVEWLNRPFRTEDLIHMQENAFQHFGGITEEIVYDQDRLLAVSENAGDIIFTAAFTKYHQTRKFKVYLCRKADPQSKGKVEQLVKYVKHNFAKNRTFDNLLDWQSSCMKWLERTGNYKKHHNTKKRPVEVHALEKPHLQKVSGTYIFKNVSTDIITRKVHKDNVIRYEGNRYSVPLGTFRNDHHNHVYLQVEAPYLIIREERNGQLIAKHTISSEKGLVITSPEHRERNRTKRDLLIQQLYQNLPNEDLVTWLVKELQEQYPRHLTDQLKVVLDISKRYPDSIEEAIIKMKKLQMKSSHELRDIAVSLEVEKKKQVKLIGTENEKYKSLAAPERHEDIYLHVLQGGLK from the coding sequence ATGATTTATCACGAGATTCATCAATTGAAAAAAGAAGGTTTCACTAATAGTGCAATTTCTAGGAAATTAGGGGTATCAAGAAACACAGTCATCGAGTATTTAGGATTGTCAGTAGACGAGTTTATGGCATTCGTTCATTCCTTACAGACTAGAGAAAAGAAACTTGATCCCTATCGGGATCACATTCTAACCTGGTTAAATGAACACAATGATTTGAGTAGTGCACAAATTCATGATTGGCTTCAGGAGAAACTAAACGTTAAGCATGTTTCAGAGGGCACCGTGAGGAATTATGTAAAGGAAATTAGAGAGCTTTATCACATTCCTAAGCAGGTATCTACCAGAACATTTGGAGCGATACCAGAGCTGCCGATGGGTAAACAAATGCAAGCGGACTTTGGAGAAATGAGAGTTCCTAGTACAAATGGGGATTCAGTAAAGCTCTACTTTGTAGGCTTTGTGCTTTCACACTCTAGATTCAAATACGTTGAATGGTTGAACCGTCCTTTTCGAACAGAAGACCTAATACATATGCAAGAAAATGCTTTTCAGCATTTTGGGGGCATAACAGAAGAGATTGTTTATGATCAGGATCGTTTACTAGCTGTTAGTGAAAATGCAGGAGATATCATCTTCACAGCTGCTTTTACAAAGTATCACCAAACAAGAAAATTCAAAGTATACCTCTGTAGGAAAGCCGATCCTCAATCAAAAGGAAAAGTAGAGCAGTTAGTTAAATACGTAAAACATAACTTTGCCAAGAATCGTACATTTGATAATCTTTTAGACTGGCAATCTTCTTGTATGAAGTGGCTTGAAAGAACCGGAAATTATAAGAAACATCATAATACGAAAAAAAGACCAGTTGAAGTGCACGCCCTGGAAAAGCCGCATCTTCAAAAGGTCTCTGGTACCTACATTTTCAAAAATGTATCTACAGATATTATAACAAGAAAGGTACACAAGGACAATGTCATTCGTTATGAGGGAAACCGTTATAGCGTACCGTTAGGTACTTTCAGAAATGACCATCATAACCATGTGTATCTACAAGTTGAAGCACCCTATTTAATCATTCGAGAAGAAAGAAACGGTCAATTGATTGCGAAGCATACGATCTCTTCTGAAAAAGGATTAGTCATTACGAGTCCTGAACATCGTGAACGCAATCGAACAAAACGTGATCTTCTCATTCAACAACTATATCAGAATCTACCTAACGAGGATCTGGTTACATGGCTAGTAAAGGAATTACAAGAACAGTATCCACGCCATCTAACAGATCAATTAAAGGTTGTATTAGATATCTCCAAGCGTTATCCAGACTCAATCGAAGAAGCCATCATAAAGATGAAAAAACTACAGATGAAAAGTTCTCATGAGCTTAGGGACATTGCGGTCTCACTTGAAGTTGAAAAGAAGAAACAAGTTAAACTTATAGGGACCGAAAATGAAAAGTACAAAAGTTTAGCTGCGCCTGAACGACATGAAGACATCTATCTTCATGTCTTACAAGGGGGGCTTAAGTAA
- a CDS encoding tyrosine-type recombinase/integrase, with protein sequence MNGSISKNKKTGKYDFIFDAGKDPLSGKRKQIKRRGFESKRAAMNEMTRLKAQVLENDFLDLNHLTYEKYMDEWFQERKFKLQHSTFEIHSIFYRNVIKPKLGHLKLQQVTPLQLQKFVNDLVNHSSYSAHTIHLVFRIVSSSFKKAEILKLIKNDPSIGITLPKTKQREFTVWSIEQVNFFISEAPKIARLTRYYIAFLIAIFTGMRQGEILGLRWKDINFETHTLYIRQTVTQNGEIKAGAKNEASVRSIHIPSKLADELKAIRALISIEKRLSGDKYQENDLVVCTLDGKPVIARNFRKEFYKVVEKVNLPRIRFHDLRHTHATILIQQNVNVKLISERLGHADIQTTLNTYSHVLPNMQKTVSDQLDKIIGV encoded by the coding sequence ATGAATGGTAGTATTAGTAAGAACAAGAAAACGGGTAAGTACGACTTTATATTTGATGCTGGAAAAGATCCTCTTAGTGGTAAGCGAAAGCAAATCAAAAGAAGAGGCTTTGAATCAAAGCGTGCTGCTATGAATGAGATGACAAGATTGAAGGCTCAAGTATTAGAGAATGATTTTCTAGATTTGAACCACTTAACATATGAGAAGTATATGGACGAGTGGTTTCAAGAAAGGAAATTCAAACTTCAACATTCAACGTTTGAGATACATTCCATCTTCTATCGTAATGTAATCAAACCTAAACTTGGGCATTTGAAATTACAACAGGTTACGCCATTGCAGTTACAGAAATTTGTGAATGACCTAGTTAATCACTCTTCTTATTCAGCACATACTATTCACTTAGTTTTCAGAATCGTGAGCTCTTCTTTTAAAAAAGCAGAGATTCTCAAACTTATCAAAAATGATCCTTCTATCGGCATAACATTACCGAAAACAAAACAAAGAGAATTTACAGTTTGGTCTATAGAACAAGTCAATTTTTTCATTAGTGAAGCCCCTAAGATCGCTCGTCTGACCCGCTACTATATCGCTTTTCTCATTGCTATTTTCACTGGTATGCGCCAAGGGGAAATTCTAGGCTTGAGATGGAAAGATATCAACTTTGAGACACATACACTCTACATTAGGCAGACTGTGACACAGAACGGTGAAATTAAAGCAGGGGCAAAGAATGAAGCAAGCGTTCGTTCTATACACATTCCAAGTAAATTAGCTGACGAGTTAAAAGCTATTAGAGCTCTTATTTCCATTGAAAAACGTCTTTCAGGAGATAAGTATCAAGAGAATGACTTAGTCGTCTGTACACTGGACGGAAAGCCTGTAATAGCTAGGAATTTTAGAAAAGAGTTTTATAAAGTTGTTGAGAAGGTCAATTTACCAAGGATACGTTTTCATGACCTTAGACATACCCACGCCACTATCTTAATTCAGCAAAATGTTAACGTGAAGTTGATTTCCGAAAGATTAGGTCATGCAGACATCCAAACAACACTTAACACCTACAGTCACGTGCTTCCAAACATGCAAAAAACGGTTTCCGACCAACTTGATAAAATAATTGGCGTGTGA
- a CDS encoding aldo/keto reductase → MKPFEQALKHQVGLGTAPLGNMFREVPEDEALTTIQTAWDQGIRYFDTAPFYGAGLAEMRLGNVLSKYNRDDYVLSTKVGRYVTDDTEDKKGLFQYARNNKVITDYTEDATKRSIEQSLERLRTDRLDFVFVHDVSADFHGDEWIGKFEEARKGAFRVLTRLREEGVIKSWGLGVNTTEPIEIAMDLEEFRPDICLSATQYTLLQHDRALQRMMKTAEEKDVAIVVGAPYNSGVLLGGDHYNYEKADGDIIAKVNQLKEISNRYDVPLKAAALQFSTSHPAVKSVIPGSTRPDRIKEDIEMIQRDIPKAFWDELLQKGFISPNAPLPSTIK, encoded by the coding sequence ATGAAACCCTTTGAACAAGCGTTAAAACATCAAGTAGGATTAGGCACAGCACCACTAGGTAATATGTTTCGAGAAGTGCCAGAGGATGAAGCTCTGACGACGATACAAACAGCATGGGATCAGGGCATTCGTTATTTTGATACTGCCCCTTTTTATGGAGCAGGCTTAGCAGAGATGCGTCTTGGTAACGTGTTGTCAAAGTATAATCGTGATGACTACGTATTGAGTACGAAAGTTGGCCGTTATGTAACGGATGACACGGAAGACAAGAAAGGCTTGTTCCAATATGCTCGCAATAATAAAGTGATTACTGATTACACGGAAGATGCAACAAAGAGGTCTATTGAACAAAGCCTTGAACGATTGAGAACTGATCGCTTAGACTTTGTTTTCGTTCACGACGTTTCCGCAGATTTTCATGGAGATGAGTGGATCGGAAAGTTTGAAGAGGCTCGTAAAGGAGCCTTTCGAGTGTTGACACGACTTCGAGAAGAAGGCGTTATCAAATCATGGGGGCTTGGTGTTAATACAACAGAGCCGATCGAGATAGCGATGGACCTCGAAGAATTCAGACCTGATATATGCTTATCAGCAACACAATACACTTTGCTTCAGCATGACCGAGCATTACAGCGTATGATGAAGACAGCTGAAGAAAAGGATGTAGCGATTGTCGTTGGCGCACCGTATAACTCTGGTGTTTTACTAGGCGGTGATCATTACAATTACGAGAAAGCAGATGGCGATATTATTGCGAAAGTTAATCAGTTAAAAGAAATAAGCAATAGATATGATGTTCCATTAAAAGCAGCTGCTCTACAATTTTCAACTTCTCACCCTGCTGTGAAATCTGTGATTCCAGGTTCAACACGTCCAGATCGGATAAAAGAAGATATTGAAATGATCCAACGCGATATTCCGAAAGCTTTCTGGGATGAATTATTACAGAAGGGATTTATCTCTCCTAATGCCCCTTTACCCAGTACGATTAAATAA